A genome region from Methanomicrobiales archaeon includes the following:
- a CDS encoding YkgJ family cysteine cluster protein, whose amino-acid sequence MPAFECSRCGKCCMSLGGVIRIERALSPTDFYCRLLVTQEMFLARVDSAYRDLFRDRDGGKVHPGWCPFLRKSDRGYVCTIYQTRPALCREFKCYSMQILHADGRLAGRVGGRRSLLSSDATLNRIWEERVAPVKDESDQAWILRVKNLLEREGFTVKIFE is encoded by the coding sequence ATGCCTGCGTTTGAGTGCAGCCGCTGCGGCAAGTGCTGCATGTCGCTTGGCGGTGTCATTCGGATCGAGAGAGCGCTCTCGCCCACCGATTTCTACTGCAGACTGCTGGTTACCCAGGAGATGTTTCTCGCCCGTGTGGATAGCGCATACCGCGATCTCTTCCGGGATCGGGACGGCGGGAAGGTGCATCCCGGCTGGTGCCCGTTCCTGCGGAAGAGTGACCGGGGGTACGTCTGCACCATTTACCAGACGAGGCCTGCACTCTGCCGCGAGTTCAAGTGCTACTCCATGCAGATCCTGCACGCGGATGGCAGGCTAGCCGGCCGCGTCGGAGGAAGGAGAAGCCTCCTCTCGTCCGATGCAACGTTGAACCGCATCTGGGAAGAGAGGGTTGCGCCCGTGAAGGACGAGAGCGATCAGGCCTGGATCCTGCGCGTGAAGAATCTGCTGGAACGGGAGGGCTTTACCGTAAAGATATTCGAGTGA
- a CDS encoding NDP-sugar synthase — protein sequence MKVCIMCGGEGTRLRPLTFDRPKPCIPIVNAPSVQHLVDHLSSLGFNDVIVTLGYKATEIEEALGDGSLFGVDITYVHEKTKLGTAGSVKNAQKYLDGQPFLVVGGDHVTDLNLLEFYRGHLTGDTITTIGLLSIDDPSEYGIAEIDVNYTIQRFKEKPAPGETFSNLASTGMYVCSPEIFDHIPTGTKYDFARDLFPHLMDEGYRLKAWLARGNWTDVGSPRSLRQAERWKLQGIAHTSISGDLTMKGARVIGPVRLGGSITLGANSRLIGPVAIGAGTTIEENVLVGPYTSIGDGCTIRQNTKIFSSSIYNRVRIGRDCSISGSIIDNDTRIGDGCSIENDTVIGPRVDMQRRVVVHSGTRLWPELVIPDDEVVKEHVLNSRYDVHTEGS from the coding sequence ATGAAGGTCTGCATCATGTGCGGGGGCGAAGGTACCCGCCTTCGCCCTCTCACCTTCGATCGCCCAAAGCCCTGCATCCCCATCGTCAATGCGCCATCGGTCCAGCATCTGGTCGACCACCTCTCCAGCCTCGGATTCAACGATGTGATCGTGACGCTGGGATACAAGGCAACCGAGATAGAGGAGGCCCTGGGCGACGGCTCCCTCTTCGGTGTCGATATCACATATGTTCATGAGAAGACCAAACTCGGCACTGCTGGCAGCGTCAAGAACGCACAGAAGTACCTGGACGGTCAGCCTTTCCTGGTGGTCGGGGGCGACCACGTCACCGACCTGAACCTGCTTGAGTTCTACCGCGGGCATTTGACGGGCGATACGATCACGACGATCGGGCTGCTCTCCATCGACGATCCGAGTGAATACGGAATCGCCGAGATCGACGTGAACTACACAATCCAGCGGTTCAAGGAGAAACCGGCTCCGGGTGAGACGTTCAGCAACCTGGCAAGCACCGGTATGTATGTCTGCTCGCCCGAGATCTTCGACCATATCCCCACCGGCACGAAGTACGACTTCGCCCGCGACCTCTTCCCCCACCTCATGGACGAGGGTTACCGCCTGAAGGCCTGGCTCGCACGGGGCAACTGGACCGATGTGGGGAGCCCGCGCTCTCTACGGCAGGCGGAACGCTGGAAGCTGCAGGGTATCGCCCATACGAGCATCAGCGGGGATCTCACCATGAAGGGCGCCCGTGTCATCGGTCCCGTGCGCCTGGGCGGGTCGATCACGCTCGGGGCGAACTCGCGCCTGATCGGTCCGGTCGCCATCGGCGCCGGGACTACCATCGAAGAGAACGTGCTGGTCGGGCCCTACACATCCATCGGCGATGGCTGCACCATTCGCCAGAACACGAAGATCTTCTCCTCGTCCATCTACAACCGTGTCCGGATCGGCAGGGACTGCTCGATCAGCGGAAGCATCATTGACAACGATACCCGCATCGGCGATGGCTGCTCCATCGAGAACGACACCGTTATCGGTCCCCGTGTCGACATGCAGCGGCGGGTGGTCGTTCACTCCGGCACCCGCCTCTGGCCGGAGCTGGTCATACCGGACGACGAGGTCGTCAAAGAGCATGTGCTCAACAGCCGATACGACGTGCACACAGAAGGATCCTAG
- a CDS encoding CBS domain-containing protein, with the protein MDKKKVKHYMTYDVVTVDVSGTARDVIEKIRKTGHDGFPVVNGSEVVGYIAARDLLFVPPQTPVERIMSKHLIVADPEMSIQDAARVIFRSGIQKLPVVDEENRLVGIISNADVIRSQIERVSPEKVFKFIETLRKLYGVDPTLKRENVPIDTLLPTQSKIYEDELEGRMYEIKKGLAEPLIVVKRPGRLILVDGHHRAIAAKRLGITKLDAYIIEIDEDLELGLERTARAMNLSTLDDIKVLDYARHPLVALTHRLVRHT; encoded by the coding sequence ATGGATAAAAAGAAGGTCAAACATTATATGACCTACGATGTCGTCACCGTGGATGTCAGCGGGACGGCGAGAGACGTGATAGAGAAGATACGGAAGACCGGCCACGATGGATTCCCGGTGGTGAACGGCTCGGAAGTCGTTGGATACATAGCCGCTCGAGACCTTCTTTTTGTCCCCCCGCAGACACCTGTCGAGAGGATCATGAGCAAGCACCTGATCGTCGCCGATCCCGAGATGAGTATCCAGGATGCAGCACGGGTGATCTTCCGATCCGGCATCCAGAAACTGCCTGTGGTGGACGAGGAGAACCGGCTTGTGGGCATCATCTCAAACGCCGACGTGATCCGATCGCAGATCGAACGCGTCTCGCCGGAGAAGGTGTTCAAGTTCATCGAGACGCTTCGCAAACTCTACGGGGTCGACCCCACCCTGAAACGCGAGAATGTCCCGATAGACACTCTTCTCCCCACGCAGTCCAAGATATACGAGGACGAGCTGGAGGGGCGCATGTACGAGATCAAGAAGGGTCTTGCAGAACCCCTCATCGTGGTGAAGCGGCCGGGGAGACTCATCCTGGTGGACGGGCATCACCGTGCAATCGCCGCAAAAAGGCTGGGTATCACGAAATTGGACGCCTATATCATCGAGATCGACGAAGATCTCGAACTGGGGCTGGAGAGGACCGCACGGGCGATGAACCTCTCCACGCTGGACGACATCAAGGTCCTCGACTACGCTCGCCACCCTCTGGTGGCGCTCACCCACCGTCTGGTCCGGCACACCTAG
- a CDS encoding thioredoxin family protein, translated as MTIRVISFHQEGCMGCIEQTAINQEVRKELNIDIDEIDAVKHPEYIKKYRLRVTPTIVILKDGAELKRFEGLVHREELEGEIRRFL; from the coding sequence ATGACGATTCGGGTCATCAGTTTTCACCAGGAGGGCTGCATGGGGTGCATCGAGCAGACCGCCATCAACCAGGAAGTGAGGAAGGAACTGAACATCGATATCGACGAGATCGATGCGGTGAAGCATCCCGAATATATCAAGAAGTATAGACTGCGGGTTACGCCCACGATCGTGATCCTGAAAGACGGCGCGGAGCTGAAGAGGTTCGAAGGCCTGGTGCACCGGGAGGAGCTCGAGGGCGAGATACGGAGATTCCTGTAG
- a CDS encoding HVO_0476 family zinc finger protein, which produces MYTSHYYCPACNEETEYVVLQEARELLVRCRVCGTVRRIPRQEETPRTVKTIVSLHDASKVCSTEVMEGDYYAVGDMLVAECGEEALGVEITAIEQKGRRVRKASGDSIDTLWTRAVDQVVVKASIHAGWKTIPMYQAFPGEEEFAVGESYRFGNRPFRVSHIKLRRGDVLRRKGQKAVARDVRRLYGYGS; this is translated from the coding sequence ATGTATACCTCGCACTACTACTGTCCGGCCTGCAACGAGGAGACGGAGTACGTCGTCCTGCAGGAAGCGCGGGAGCTCCTGGTCCGCTGCAGGGTCTGCGGCACCGTCCGGCGCATACCCCGGCAGGAAGAGACCCCACGAACCGTGAAGACCATCGTCAGTTTGCACGACGCGTCGAAGGTCTGCAGTACCGAGGTCATGGAAGGGGACTACTATGCCGTTGGCGACATGTTGGTGGCGGAGTGCGGTGAGGAAGCCCTGGGCGTGGAGATCACGGCAATCGAGCAGAAGGGGCGGCGGGTGAGGAAGGCCAGCGGGGATTCGATCGATACGCTCTGGACGAGGGCGGTCGATCAGGTGGTGGTGAAGGCCTCCATCCACGCGGGGTGGAAGACGATTCCGATGTATCAGGCGTTTCCCGGCGAGGAGGAGTTCGCCGTTGGGGAGTCTTACCGGTTTGGAAACCGTCCCTTTCGAGTCTCCCACATCAAGCTCCGGAGAGGGGATGTGCTCCGCCGGAAAGGCCAGAAGGCTGTGGCGCGGGATGTCAGGCGCCTGTACGGCTACGGATCGTAG
- a CDS encoding DUF371 domain-containing protein translates to MKARDVVRCRGSPTIRATHPSTFEVTRDRDLTPAGDCIIGICADKGASALDSRLKQVLVRDDAILITRLTAEDETVEVIAHGSSRFTLDHPTDLVWRRSTFVCGRTVGIGASHTARTLPRSLVTLLRQGCSLNVELIAVAPDSDD, encoded by the coding sequence ATGAAGGCGAGGGATGTGGTGCGGTGCCGGGGAAGTCCGACCATCCGGGCGACGCATCCCTCGACGTTCGAGGTTACCCGCGACCGGGATCTGACCCCCGCCGGGGACTGCATCATCGGCATCTGTGCCGACAAGGGGGCATCCGCTCTCGACTCCCGCCTCAAGCAGGTGCTCGTGCGCGACGACGCCATCCTCATCACCCGGCTTACGGCAGAGGACGAGACCGTAGAGGTGATCGCCCATGGCAGCTCCCGCTTTACCCTGGATCACCCGACGGATCTGGTATGGCGGAGGAGCACCTTCGTCTGCGGACGGACGGTGGGCATCGGAGCCAGCCATACCGCCCGCACCCTGCCGCGCAGCCTCGTTACCCTCCTGCGGCAGGGCTGCAGCCTCAACGTCGAGCTCATCGCTGTTGCTCCTGATTCAGACGACTGA
- the xseB gene encoding exodeoxyribonuclease VII small subunit produces MTQKYEELVAELKHIVRRIEEGDLTLEESIALYERGIDLIGECEKILETAELRISRLNQEQQR; encoded by the coding sequence ATGACACAGAAGTACGAAGAACTCGTTGCAGAGCTGAAGCATATCGTTCGTAGAATCGAGGAGGGGGATCTGACCCTCGAGGAGAGCATCGCCCTCTACGAACGGGGGATAGACCTGATCGGGGAGTGCGAGAAGATCCTGGAGACGGCCGAGTTGCGGATCAGTCGTCTGAATCAGGAGCAACAGCGATGA
- the xseA gene encoding exodeoxyribonuclease VII large subunit, whose translation MDSAEPPGMDGKGWAGALTVTEVTCIIGEMLESRALQDIWVRGELSNVKQHNSGHQYFTLGDPDALLQCIMWRADAKKMQFQPENGMDVLAYGSIGIHPQAGRYQFYVRELALSGEGERHILVERWKRELEEEGLFDPGKKRPLPSYPRRIGVVTSESGAVLHDIVTVLSRRFPLEVVLSPTAVQGENAHREIAEAIRRADGKCDIIILARGGGSFEDLFPFNHPDVVRAVRGCGAPLISAVGHEVDVTLSDFAADARAPTPSAAAELAVPDRAELLRDLADLRERLNRILDGAIVGCWSDLEDLRLRMHPRRLLRRMDAARLEIQDLTERLARGARSSLSTVARRRERMEIALGDRLRRSRSELIEAAAWLQPCRLYGRVEEARRVLGALAAQVEAGLRTRIERERVMLAEMRVRLDGSNPRLIMARGYCYLEKGSVPVGSVRQLSIGDRIVAHLQDGRCEMRVEWIDR comes from the coding sequence ATGGATTCAGCGGAGCCCCCGGGCATGGACGGGAAGGGCTGGGCGGGCGCCCTCACAGTCACCGAGGTCACCTGCATCATCGGCGAGATGCTGGAGTCCCGGGCGCTGCAGGACATCTGGGTTCGGGGAGAACTCTCCAACGTCAAGCAGCACAACTCCGGGCACCAGTACTTCACCCTCGGCGATCCCGATGCGCTGCTGCAGTGCATCATGTGGCGGGCGGACGCAAAAAAAATGCAGTTCCAGCCGGAGAACGGAATGGACGTCCTGGCATACGGCTCCATCGGCATCCACCCGCAGGCGGGGAGGTACCAGTTCTACGTCCGCGAACTGGCGCTCTCCGGGGAGGGGGAGAGGCATATCCTTGTGGAGCGCTGGAAGCGGGAGCTGGAGGAGGAGGGGCTCTTCGATCCGGGGAAGAAACGCCCGCTTCCATCCTATCCACGGCGGATCGGCGTCGTCACATCGGAGAGCGGCGCGGTGCTGCACGACATCGTGACAGTGCTGTCGCGGCGGTTCCCCCTCGAGGTTGTCCTCTCACCCACGGCGGTCCAGGGCGAGAACGCGCATCGAGAGATCGCAGAGGCGATCCGCCGGGCGGACGGGAAGTGCGACATCATCATCCTGGCACGGGGAGGGGGGAGTTTCGAGGACCTATTCCCATTCAACCATCCCGATGTGGTGCGGGCGGTGCGAGGCTGCGGCGCACCGCTGATCAGTGCGGTCGGGCACGAAGTGGACGTGACCCTCTCCGACTTCGCTGCCGATGCGCGGGCTCCCACGCCGTCGGCGGCGGCGGAGCTTGCCGTCCCCGACCGGGCAGAACTCCTGCGGGATCTCGCGGACCTGCGAGAACGCCTGAACCGCATCCTCGACGGCGCGATTGTCGGATGCTGGAGCGACCTGGAGGATCTCCGGCTCCGCATGCATCCAAGACGGCTGTTGCGCCGGATGGACGCGGCACGCCTGGAGATTCAGGATCTCACCGAACGCCTGGCACGCGGTGCGCGATCATCCCTGTCCACTGTTGCGCGCCGGCGTGAACGGATGGAGATCGCACTCGGGGACAGATTGCGACGATCGAGGAGCGAACTGATCGAAGCGGCCGCGTGGCTCCAGCCATGCCGCCTGTATGGCAGGGTCGAAGAGGCACGGCGCGTGCTCGGAGCGCTGGCGGCGCAGGTCGAGGCCGGTCTGCGGACCCGGATCGAGAGGGAGCGCGTCATGCTCGCGGAGATGCGCGTGAGACTGGACGGGAGCAACCCGCGCCTGATCATGGCACGCGGATACTGCTACCTCGAAAAAGGATCGGTCCCGGTCGGCTCCGTACGCCAGCTCTCGATCGGCGATCGCATCGTCGCCCATCTGCAGGACGGCAGGTGTGAGATGCGGGTGGAGTGGATAGACAGATGA
- a CDS encoding sugar phosphate isomerase/epimerase family protein: protein MVRIAASSMFFHEYPLPDVFDFVAAAGLDGIEFWVETPHFWTRDLPVGELLACIASHRSLAPITVHAPILDLNPCSINPRVAALSLSDILQAVEIAAQADADVVTVHPGRRTAKRVPTAADYERFERLIQTLRDAARRTGVSISIENMEPQVNSLLHTPEDARDLLDREPWLKFTLDTAHALSRDLASAHAYIDLCFDRLVNIHLSSVRDGRKHLPVHGDPAAATILEDLASRGYAGHLTLEIEDLNFGYEATAEEKILLLAREREFIRHYMG, encoded by the coding sequence ATGGTTCGCATTGCGGCTTCGAGCATGTTCTTCCACGAATACCCGCTGCCCGACGTATTCGACTTCGTCGCTGCCGCGGGTCTCGACGGCATCGAGTTCTGGGTCGAGACCCCGCACTTCTGGACCCGCGATCTCCCTGTCGGCGAGCTTCTGGCGTGCATCGCGAGCCATCGGTCGCTGGCGCCGATCACCGTTCACGCACCTATCCTCGACCTGAATCCCTGCTCCATCAACCCCCGTGTAGCCGCCCTGTCTCTCTCCGACATCCTGCAGGCGGTGGAGATCGCAGCGCAGGCGGATGCGGACGTGGTGACCGTTCACCCCGGGCGGCGCACGGCAAAACGGGTCCCGACTGCGGCCGACTACGAGCGGTTCGAGAGGCTGATCCAGACGCTTCGGGATGCGGCGCGCAGAACCGGCGTCTCCATCAGCATCGAGAACATGGAGCCCCAGGTGAACTCCCTGCTCCACACCCCGGAGGATGCGCGGGACCTTCTGGATCGAGAGCCCTGGCTCAAGTTCACGCTGGATACGGCGCATGCGCTCTCACGGGATCTGGCATCCGCCCACGCCTATATCGATCTCTGCTTCGATCGCTTAGTAAATATCCACCTGTCCAGCGTGAGAGACGGCCGTAAACATCTCCCGGTCCACGGGGATCCCGCTGCCGCGACGATCCTGGAGGATCTGGCCTCCAGAGGATATGCGGGGCATCTTACGCTGGAGATCGAGGATCTGAACTTCGGCTACGAAGCCACAGCCGAGGAGAAGATTCTGCTGCTGGCGCGGGAACGGGAGTTTATACGCCATTATATGGGCTAG
- a CDS encoding hemolysin family protein, with product MISESAKILLFIISLVMSAFFSGSEVALLSITRAKVRSLLVQGDRRAAALTALKQSPDHLLITILIGNNIFNVTASTLAASIAIDRFGDAGVGIATGVTVFLLLIFGEIGPKTYSVRASDRIALAVARPIYLLSRLFTPLFWIVDRISSTHALARAFAKPSITEDEIKGWIDLGKEEGAIEEEESDLLHSVFEFGDTTAREVMTPRLDVVLVRDTSDLEEAIHIFNETGFSRLPVYHDQIDNIVGLLNVKDLFPVVLARKHTAIRDLMHEPFFVPESKKIDELLKELQRRKVHMAIVLDEYGSFAGIVTVEDILEELVGEILDEFDQEEPEIQKTDGGYLVDARAWVEDINDELAIELPLDEAYETIGGLLIERLGHIPYKGERIVLEDSGITLAVAQMRGRRVVKVKLIPPPAENPPLKE from the coding sequence ATGATTTCAGAATCTGCAAAGATTTTGCTCTTTATTATCAGCCTTGTCATGTCCGCATTCTTCTCCGGCTCCGAAGTGGCGCTCCTCTCCATCACTCGAGCCAAAGTTCGCAGCCTTCTGGTGCAGGGCGACCGAAGAGCAGCGGCGCTGACAGCGCTGAAACAGTCGCCGGATCATCTGCTGATCACGATCCTCATCGGCAACAACATCTTCAATGTGACCGCATCGACGCTGGCCGCCTCGATCGCTATCGACCGCTTCGGGGATGCCGGCGTGGGCATCGCAACCGGTGTCACCGTTTTCCTGCTGCTGATCTTCGGGGAGATCGGGCCGAAGACATACAGCGTGCGGGCGAGCGACCGGATAGCCTTGGCCGTAGCCAGGCCCATCTACCTCCTCTCCCGCCTCTTCACCCCTCTCTTCTGGATCGTGGACAGAATCAGCAGCACGCATGCGCTCGCGAGGGCGTTCGCCAAACCTTCCATCACGGAGGATGAGATCAAGGGCTGGATCGATCTTGGCAAAGAGGAAGGTGCGATCGAGGAGGAGGAGAGCGATCTGCTGCACAGCGTATTCGAGTTCGGGGATACCACGGCACGGGAGGTGATGACCCCTCGTCTGGACGTTGTGCTGGTGCGGGACACCAGCGATCTCGAAGAGGCAATCCATATCTTCAACGAGACGGGATTCTCCCGGTTACCTGTGTACCACGACCAGATCGACAATATCGTCGGGCTCCTGAACGTGAAGGATCTCTTCCCCGTCGTCCTGGCCAGGAAACACACGGCGATCCGCGATCTCATGCACGAACCGTTCTTCGTACCGGAGTCCAAGAAGATCGACGAGCTCCTCAAGGAGCTGCAACGGCGGAAGGTTCACATGGCCATTGTCCTGGACGAGTACGGCAGCTTTGCGGGAATCGTCACTGTGGAGGACATCCTGGAGGAGCTCGTCGGGGAGATTCTGGACGAGTTCGATCAGGAGGAACCGGAGATCCAGAAAACGGACGGAGGCTATCTCGTGGACGCACGGGCGTGGGTGGAGGACATCAACGACGAGCTCGCCATCGAGCTGCCGCTCGACGAGGCCTACGAGACCATCGGCGGCCTCCTCATCGAACGGCTGGGCCATATCCCCTACAAGGGGGAGAGGATCGTGCTGGAGGATAGCGGGATCACCCTGGCGGTCGCCCAGATGCGGGGGCGGCGTGTCGTAAAGGTAAAACTCATCCCGCCTCCCGCGGAGAATCCTCCGCTGAAAGAATGA
- the purN gene encoding phosphoribosylglycinamide formyltransferase, with translation MHRIAVLASGRGSNFQALIDAVQFGAIPDAALYLITDNPRAYAIQRAQSAGIPHSLVDFSAFATRQEFEQALLREMQRVSADLYVLAGYMRILGADTVHAFPGRIINIHPALLPAFPGLHAQQKALQYGVKVSGCTVHFVDEGMDTGPIILQRCVPVLDGDDEETLAARILKEEHVALPEAVRLYCEGRLELVGRTVRIR, from the coding sequence ATGCACCGCATCGCTGTGCTGGCATCCGGACGGGGGTCCAACTTCCAGGCCCTGATCGACGCCGTCCAGTTCGGTGCCATTCCGGACGCCGCCCTGTATCTCATCACGGATAATCCTCGGGCATATGCGATACAGCGGGCGCAGTCTGCCGGCATCCCGCATTCCCTGGTCGACTTCTCCGCGTTCGCGACGCGGCAGGAGTTCGAACAGGCCCTTCTTCGGGAGATGCAGAGAGTTTCGGCGGACCTCTACGTGCTGGCAGGCTACATGCGCATCCTCGGGGCGGATACGGTCCATGCATTCCCGGGGAGAATCATCAATATCCATCCGGCGCTCCTGCCGGCATTCCCCGGGCTCCATGCCCAGCAGAAGGCGCTGCAGTACGGGGTGAAGGTGTCCGGCTGCACGGTCCACTTTGTGGACGAGGGGATGGATACTGGCCCGATCATCCTGCAGCGGTGCGTTCCGGTGCTGGACGGCGATGATGAGGAGACGCTTGCCGCCCGCATTCTCAAGGAAGAGCATGTCGCCCTCCCGGAGGCGGTTCGGCTCTACTGCGAGGGGAGGCTGGAGCTCGTTGGAAGAACGGTGCGGATACGATGA
- a CDS encoding ribonuclease P, giving the protein MSAKSQRSEGKRIARERIERLFQQAAAFFPENPLWSDRCVALARSIAMKHRVRIPRPLKRQFCRRCSAFLVPGRTSRVRVHRGRVVITCLRCRSRRRYRVVH; this is encoded by the coding sequence ATGAGTGCGAAGTCGCAGCGCTCGGAAGGGAAGAGAATTGCCCGCGAACGAATAGAGAGGCTGTTCCAGCAGGCGGCGGCATTCTTCCCGGAGAATCCCCTCTGGAGCGATCGGTGTGTCGCTCTGGCCCGATCCATCGCCATGAAACATCGTGTGAGAATCCCCCGCCCGCTGAAGAGACAGTTCTGCCGCCGCTGCAGTGCGTTCCTCGTTCCGGGCAGAACCTCGCGCGTCCGCGTTCACCGAGGGCGGGTGGTGATCACCTGCCTCCGCTGCAGGAGCCGGAGACGATACCGGGTGGTGCATTGA
- a CDS encoding YhbY family RNA-binding protein, translating into MQELKPTVWIGKKGCTEGTLQEIERQLAARRVIKVRWLRNTDVDPYAIAEKTESDVVLVRGRTLVLSAKK; encoded by the coding sequence ATGCAGGAGCTGAAACCAACGGTCTGGATCGGGAAGAAAGGGTGCACGGAGGGTACCCTCCAGGAGATCGAGAGGCAGCTCGCCGCTCGCCGGGTGATCAAGGTCCGCTGGCTCCGCAATACCGATGTCGATCCCTACGCCATTGCCGAAAAGACGGAATCGGACGTGGTTCTCGTGCGGGGGAGAACGCTGGTCCTTTCGGCAAAAAAGTGA
- a CDS encoding 30S ribosomal protein S19e, with protein sequence MTTVYDVPADLLIKHAAEALKQRPEVKPPEWSAFVKTGIHREMPPENPDWWYIRAASVLRRLYIDGPVGVQRMRTAYGGKRDRGSSPNQFRKGSGSILRKIFQQMEAAGLVEKGRTGRRISALGMSFLDTVAQKALKAAEGAAPR encoded by the coding sequence ATGACAACTGTCTATGATGTCCCGGCTGATTTGCTCATCAAACATGCGGCAGAGGCGCTGAAACAGCGTCCTGAGGTCAAACCTCCCGAATGGTCGGCTTTTGTGAAGACGGGTATACACAGAGAGATGCCCCCCGAGAATCCCGACTGGTGGTACATCCGCGCAGCATCCGTTCTGCGCCGGCTCTATATCGACGGCCCGGTGGGAGTCCAGAGGATGCGGACCGCATATGGAGGAAAACGAGACCGCGGGTCCAGCCCCAATCAGTTCAGAAAAGGGAGCGGCTCCATCCTCCGCAAAATATTCCAGCAGATGGAAGCGGCAGGTCTCGTTGAGAAGGGCAGAACCGGGCGCCGCATCTCGGCGCTTGGCATGTCGTTCCTGGATACGGTGGCGCAGAAGGCCCTGAAAGCTGCGGAAGGCGCCGCTCCGAGGTAG
- a CDS encoding DNA-binding protein, which yields MPEDELEELRRRRLEQLQRQAGDQRALEEEIERERRQEAQLQMILMQILEPEARERLNTIRLARPEFARAIEQQLVMLAQSGRLRQKITDDQLRELLRQVVPKKREFKIVRK from the coding sequence TTGCCAGAAGATGAGCTGGAGGAGCTTCGCCGGCGGCGATTGGAGCAGCTCCAGCGTCAGGCCGGTGACCAGAGGGCTCTCGAGGAAGAGATCGAGCGGGAGCGTCGGCAGGAAGCCCAGCTCCAGATGATCCTCATGCAGATCCTCGAACCTGAAGCGCGGGAGAGGCTGAACACGATTCGGCTTGCCCGTCCGGAGTTCGCACGTGCGATCGAGCAGCAGCTCGTCATGCTTGCGCAGAGCGGTCGTCTGCGCCAGAAGATCACAGACGACCAGCTCCGCGAGCTTCTGCGGCAGGTCGTGCCCAAGAAGAGAGAGTTCAAAATTGTCCGAAAGTGA
- a CDS encoding 50S ribosomal protein L39e — translation MSRFTKGLKIRFAKACEQNRRVPAWVMLRTKRTVTSHPKRRSWRRSTLKV, via the coding sequence ATGAGCAGATTCACAAAAGGTCTGAAGATCCGTTTTGCAAAGGCATGCGAGCAGAACCGGCGGGTGCCGGCATGGGTGATGCTCCGGACCAAGCGCACGGTCACATCGCACCCCAAGCGGCGCAGCTGGAGAAGAAGCACCCTGAAGGTGTAA
- a CDS encoding 50S ribosomal protein L31e gives MVEKLQEQIYVIPMIQTKRVPRWTRASRAVKEVRQYLARHMKSDDIKIDASINEKIWSRGAENPPSRIRVRAMKFEDGQVQAELAEE, from the coding sequence ATGGTAGAGAAATTGCAGGAGCAGATATACGTCATCCCGATGATCCAGACAAAGCGGGTTCCGCGATGGACGCGGGCGAGCCGGGCGGTAAAGGAGGTGCGGCAGTACCTCGCCCGTCACATGAAGAGCGATGACATCAAGATAGATGCAAGCATCAATGAAAAGATCTGGTCTCGCGGTGCCGAAAATCCGCCATCCCGCATTCGCGTCCGCGCGATGAAGTTCGAGGATGGTCAGGTCCAGGCAGAACTCGCAGAGGAGTGA